The following coding sequences lie in one Populus nigra chromosome 15, ddPopNigr1.1, whole genome shotgun sequence genomic window:
- the LOC133673785 gene encoding uncharacterized protein LOC133673785 codes for MENLVVCNNCPVVVKNSLISKKPPSSPTSPLRHLRSFSSLFNRSVTLRMALPPSGQNPVVEQQKVIISNKHGEKLVGLLHDTGSNEIVILCHGFRSTKGNDTMVNLAKALEKEGTSSFRFDFAGNGESEGSFAYGSYWREADDLRSVMEHFRGASRAISAILGHSKGGDVVLLYASKYQDITTVFNVSGRYDLKRGIEERIGKDFMEKIKQDGFINVKNRTGSVIYRVTEESLMDRLNTGIHKACLVINKDCRVFTIHGSADEIIPVEDALEFAKIIPNHSLHIIEGANHSYTSHQTELAAVVLKLMKATLQQD; via the exons atggaaaatctTGTTGTTTGTAATAATTGTCCAGTGGtagtaaaaaattcattaatctcaAAAAAGCCCCCCTCTTCACCTACATCTCCTCTTCGCCATCTACGCTCCTTCTCATCCTTGTTCAATCGCAGCGTGACATTAAGGATGGCTCTCCCTCCCTCTGGCCAAAACCCAG TTGTTGAGCAGCAGAAAGTGATCATATCAAACAAACATGGTGAAAAACTGGTGGGCTTATTACATGACACTGGATCCAATGAGATTGTTATATTGTGTCATGGTTTTCGTTCCACAAAG GGAAACGATACTATGGTGAATCTTGCCAAGGCATTAGAAAAGGAAGGAACCTCTTCCTTCCGCTTCGACTTTGCTGGAAATGG GGAAAGTGAAGGTTCATTTGCGTATGGTAGTTATTGGAGAGAGGCTGATGATTTACGTTCTGTAATGGAACACTTCCGTGGAGCAAGCCGTGCCATAAGTGCAATTCTTGGGCATAGTAAAG GAGGCGATGTGGTGCTCCTATATGCTTCCAAATATCAGGATATCACTACAGTATTCAATGTTTCTGGCCGTTATGATCTGAAGAGAGGCATTGAAGAACGGATCGGAAAAGACTTTATGGAAAAGATCAAACAAGATGGATTCATCAATGTTAAGAATAGAACAG GAAGTGTTATTTATCGTGTGACTGAGGAAAGTTTGATGGATCGCCTGAATACTGGTATTCATAAAGCATGCCTTGTAATCAATAAGGACTGTAG GGTCTTCACTATTCATGGATCTGCTGATGAAATCATCCCGGTGGAGGACGCATTAGAGTTTGCCAAGATCATACCAAATCACAGTCTACACATCATAGAAGGAGCAAATCATAGCTACACTTCACATCAAACTGAATTAGCAGCTGTTGTTTTGAAGTTAATGAAGGCAACCTTACAGCAGGACTAA
- the LOC133674519 gene encoding receptor-like serine/threonine-protein kinase ALE2 isoform X1: protein MGLVMVPPILQLLGKLSAIGFFFAVQGSTADNISLTPAIFSYIPPIEGTPGPQLQPFRSSVPASESLSTGSNLHPPLALPPLTSAPVPQTITGHVPSYSPSPLIVTKPHNRAPPPLISQGHVPSLSPSFSVISPTYNTAPPPTLNQGHEPPKPPNAHRREAAVRQTPVSASSAPAAAPSRQLPENSPVSQSNAPEASSLSTHKKDVSFSGAPVPNSVSPAASPSRNSKENQPAAPPIAPATMPFAVPVVSPMGAMPQNSSATHPVMPGESPAVLSGPNVRHPSAPTPSIDYKKDEIPVSAPPNETPTPLSPMSHFPAKGSFSGVAPSTHNAMRHSNDSPISPSSLPKTPLDKQHHFSAPSPSIPFHKQNHESSRISDSAPASSNPTFPPSSKQQGPVMPPSFLPTSRHKQYAFSPLGTPDSSHKASHYRYPKPVITPSPTPSPTHTAASGWTKMPALSPKASPSGFSSRTPKMPPLPPLHTLPLPPPNEDCSTTVCTEPYTNTPPGSPCRCVLPMQVGLGVSVALYTFFPLVSELAQEIAAGVFMKQSQVRIIGANAPSQQLEKTIVLIDLVPLGERFDNSTAFLTYQRFWKKQVVINPSFFGDYEVLYVRYLGLPPPPPMAPFGIAIIDDGPYSGNDNNARMIKPLGVDVHKRKRKDGLAGGIIAIIAVSGSVALVLFSAVALALLFKHRDHASQPASVLQPLPPSVVKPSGIAGSLIRSGLSSASLSFASSIPAYTGSAKTFSKSDIERATSSFDASRILGEGGFGLVYSGVLEDGTKVAVKVLKRNDQQGGREFLAEVEMLSRLHHRNLVKLIGICTEECSRSLVYELIANGSVESHLHGVDKESALNWDARIKIALGAARGLAYLHEDSSPRVIHRDFKSSNILLEHDFTPKVSDFGLARTALDEENRHISTQVMGTFGYVAPEYAMTGHLLVKSDVYSYGVVLLELLTGRKPVDMSQPPGQENLVTWARPFLTTKEGLEVIIDPTLAPDVPFDSVAKVAAIASMCVQPEVSHRPFMSEVVQALKLVSNECDEAKELDSRSSSQDLSIYMDAEVSAVSGQLRDSLRSQALVHNYDSEPDIERGLVDSYFFSTSDGCGRQGSGSLRRCSSGPLKTGGGRVLLQRRLRGESVSERGTIFKMWPGSH from the exons ATGGGGCTGGTGATGGTGCCACCCATTCTTCAGCTGCTGGGGAAACTCTCTGCCATTGGCTTTTTTTTCGCAGTTCAAGGATCTACTG CTGACAATATATCCCTAACTCCagcaattttttcttatattcctCCAATAGAAGGAACGCCTGGTCCCCAACTCCAGCCATTTAGAAGCAGTGTCCCAGCCTCAGAGTCTCTGTCAACTG GGTCAAACTTGCACCCTCCACTTGCATTGCCACCACTCACCTCTGCCCCAGTGCCCCAAACAATCACAGGGCATGTACCATCATATTCTCCTAGTCCTCTGATAGTAACAAAACCACATAATAGAGCTCCTCCTCCCTTGATTTCTCAAGGACATGTACCATCCTTGTCACCAAGTTTTTCAGTTATATCTCCAACGTATAATACAGCTCCTCCACCCACACTTAATCAAGGGCATGAGCCACCTAAGCCACCAAATGCTCATCGAAGAGAGGCAGCAGTTAGACAGACTCCTGTCTCTGCGTCAAGTGCGCCAG CTGCAGCACCTTCGAGACAGTTACCAGAAAATTCACCAGTCAGCCAATCAAATGCACCTGAAGCTTCTTCACTAAGTACTCATAAAAAAGACGTATCCTTCAGTGGGGCTCCTGTCCCAAATTCAGTTTCTCCAG CTGCATCTCCATCAaggaattcaaaagaaaatcaacCAGCAGCCCCCCCTATTGCACCAGCAACGATGCCATTTG CAGTTCCGGTTGTATCACCAATGGGAGCCATGCCACAAAATTCATCAGCAACCCACCCAGTCATGCCTGGAGAATCCCCTGCTGTATTATCAG GTCCAAATGTCCGCCATCCATCTGCTCCTACCCCAAGCATTGATTATAAGAAAGATGAAATTCCAGTTTCTGCACCGCCAAATGAAACACCCACACCTTTATCTCCCATGAGCCATTTTCCAGCTAAAG GTTCTTTTTCTGGTGTAGCTCCTTCCACACACAATGCTATGAGGCACTCTAATGACTCTCCCATTTCTCCTTCATCATTGCCGAAAACTCCTCTGGATAAACAGCATCACTTTTCTGCGCCTTCACCTTCTATCCCATTTCATAAACAAAACCATGAAAGCAGCAGAATCAGTGACTCTGCTCCTGCATCCTCAAATCCAACATTTCCGCCCTCTTCAAAACAGCAAG GTCCCGTCATGCCTCCATCATTTCTTCCAACAAGCAGGCATAAACAATATGCTTTCTCACCCCTTGGAACTCCAG ATTCTTCACATAAGGCATCACACTACCGCTATCCTAAACCAGTGATCACTCCTTCACCCACTCCTTCACCCACTCACACTGCAGCATCTGGATGGACAAAAA TGCCAGCTCTTTCCCCTAAAGCTTCTCCTTCTGGGTTTTCTTCAAGAACTCCCAAGATGCCCCCCCTGCCACCACTCCACACATTACCACTTCCACCTCCTAATGAAG ATTGTTCAACGACTGTGTGCACAGAGCCATACACAAATACTCCTCCTGGGTCACCATGTCGCTGTGTCTTGCCCATGCAAGTAGGACTGGGCGTTAGTGTTGCACTGTATACATTTTTCCCTTTAGTTTCAGAGCTTGCTCAGGAAATTGCCGCTGGCGTTTTTATGAAACAAAGTCAAGTTCGCATTATAGGGGCCAATGCCCCCAGCCAGCAGCTAGAGAAGACAATCGTCCTTATTGACTTGGTTCCCCTTGGAGAAAGATTTGACAATTCAACTGCCTttttgacttatcaaagattttggaaaaaacaagttgttataaacccttctttttttggtgacTATGAAGTATTATATGTGCGTTATCTAG GTttacctccacctccacctatGGCACCTTTTGGAATTGCAATAATCGATGATGGGCCATATTCTGGCAATGACAACAATGCAAGGATGATAAAGCCCCTAGGGGTTGATGTCCATAAAAGGAAGCGTAAAGATGGGCTTGCTGGTGGCATCATTGCTATTATTGCTGTGTCTGGTTCTGTAGCACTAGTTTTATTCTCTGCTGTTGCTCTGGCATTGCTGTTTAAACATAGAGATCATGCTAGTCAACCGGCATCAGTCCTGCAGCCTTTGCCACCTTCAGTTGTGAAACCATCAG GTATTGCTGGGTCATTGATTAGAAGTGGTCTTAGTTCTGCCTCGTTGTCCTTTGCATCTAGTATTCCAGCGTACACAGGATCTGCTAAGACCTTCAGCAAAAGTGACATAGAGCGGGCCACTAGTAGCTTTGATGCTTCAAGAATACTCGGGGAGGGTGGCTTTGGGCTTGTTTACAGTGGTGTTTTAGAAGACGGGACCAAAGTTGCTGTAAAAGTTCTAAAGAGAAATGATCAGCAAGGTGGTCGAGAATTCTTGGCAGAAGTTGAGATGCTTAGCCGCCTTCATCACAGAAATTTGGTCAAGTTGATTGGAATATGCACAGAGGAATGTTCACGCAGCTTGGTCTACGAGCTCATAGCAAATGGCAGTGTCGAATCTCATCTACATG GGGTTGATAAAGAATCTGCTCTTAATTGGGATGCTCGGATCAAGATAGCACTTGGTGCAGCTCGAGGTCTAGCTTATCTACATGAGGATTCAAGCCCTCGTGTGATACACAGGGACTTCAAGTCAAGCAACATTTTGTTGGAACATGATTTCACACCAAAAGTCTCAGACTTTGGTTTGGCTAGGACTGCCTTGGATGAGGAAAATAGGCACATATCAACGCAGGTCATGGGAACTTTTGG GTATGTCGCTCCAGAGTATGCAATGACTGGCCATCTTCTTGTGAAGAGTGATGTTTACAGTTATGGTGTAGTCCTTCTTGAGCTCCTAACAGGACGAAAACCAGTGGATATGTCCCAGCCACCTGGTCAAGAGAATCTAGTTACATGGGCTCGTCCATTTCTAACAACTAAAGAAGGGCTTGAAGTAATTATAGATCCGACTCTAGCACCTGATGTACCTTTTGATAGTGTGGCCAAAGTAGCAGCTATTGCATCAATGTGTGTTCAACCAGAGGTATCACACCGTCCTTTTATGAGTGAGGTTGTTCAGGCCTTAAAACTAGTATCTAATGAGTGTGATGAGGCAAAGGAACTGGATTCCAGAAGTTCCAGCCAAGATTTATCTATTTACATGGATGCTGAGGTCAGTGCAGTCTCAGGACAGCTGCGGGATTCTTTACGAAGTCAGGCCCTAGTACATAATTATGATTCTGAGCCAGATATAGAAAGGGGACTCGTGgattcatattttttcagtACATCAGACGGGTGTGGGAGGCAGGGCTCTGGATCATTGAGGAGATGCTCATCAGGTCCATTGAAAACAGGAGGGGGCAGAGTGTTGTTGCAGAGGAGATTGAGAGGGGAAAGTGTGAGTGAACGTGGAACCATCTTCAAAATGTGGCCAGGTTCACATTAA
- the LOC133674519 gene encoding receptor-like serine/threonine-protein kinase ALE2 isoform X2 — MGLVMVPPILQLLGKLSAIGFFFAVQGSTADNISLTPAIFSYIPPIEGTPGPQLQPFRSSVPASESLSTGSNLHPPLALPPLTSAPVPQTITGHVPSYSPSPLIVTKPHNRAPPPLISQGHVPSLSPSFSVISPTYNTAPPPTLNQGHEPPKPPNAHRREAAVRQTPVSASSAPAAAPSRQLPENSPVSQSNAPEASSLSTHKKDVSFSGAPVPNSVSPAASPSRNSKENQPAAPPIAPATMPFAVPVVSPMGAMPQNSSATHPVMPGESPAVLSGPNVRHPSAPTPSIDYKKDEIPVSAPPNETPTPLSPMSHFPAKGSFSGVAPSTHNAMRHSNDSPISPSSLPKTPLDKQHHFSAPSPSIPFHKQNHESSRISDSAPASSNPTFPPSSKQQGPVMPPSFLPTSRHKQYAFSPLGTPDSSHKASHYRYPKPVITPSPTPSPTHTAASGWTKTLSPKASPSGFSSRTPKMPPLPPLHTLPLPPPNEDCSTTVCTEPYTNTPPGSPCRCVLPMQVGLGVSVALYTFFPLVSELAQEIAAGVFMKQSQVRIIGANAPSQQLEKTIVLIDLVPLGERFDNSTAFLTYQRFWKKQVVINPSFFGDYEVLYVRYLGLPPPPPMAPFGIAIIDDGPYSGNDNNARMIKPLGVDVHKRKRKDGLAGGIIAIIAVSGSVALVLFSAVALALLFKHRDHASQPASVLQPLPPSVVKPSGIAGSLIRSGLSSASLSFASSIPAYTGSAKTFSKSDIERATSSFDASRILGEGGFGLVYSGVLEDGTKVAVKVLKRNDQQGGREFLAEVEMLSRLHHRNLVKLIGICTEECSRSLVYELIANGSVESHLHGVDKESALNWDARIKIALGAARGLAYLHEDSSPRVIHRDFKSSNILLEHDFTPKVSDFGLARTALDEENRHISTQVMGTFGYVAPEYAMTGHLLVKSDVYSYGVVLLELLTGRKPVDMSQPPGQENLVTWARPFLTTKEGLEVIIDPTLAPDVPFDSVAKVAAIASMCVQPEVSHRPFMSEVVQALKLVSNECDEAKELDSRSSSQDLSIYMDAEVSAVSGQLRDSLRSQALVHNYDSEPDIERGLVDSYFFSTSDGCGRQGSGSLRRCSSGPLKTGGGRVLLQRRLRGESVSERGTIFKMWPGSH, encoded by the exons ATGGGGCTGGTGATGGTGCCACCCATTCTTCAGCTGCTGGGGAAACTCTCTGCCATTGGCTTTTTTTTCGCAGTTCAAGGATCTACTG CTGACAATATATCCCTAACTCCagcaattttttcttatattcctCCAATAGAAGGAACGCCTGGTCCCCAACTCCAGCCATTTAGAAGCAGTGTCCCAGCCTCAGAGTCTCTGTCAACTG GGTCAAACTTGCACCCTCCACTTGCATTGCCACCACTCACCTCTGCCCCAGTGCCCCAAACAATCACAGGGCATGTACCATCATATTCTCCTAGTCCTCTGATAGTAACAAAACCACATAATAGAGCTCCTCCTCCCTTGATTTCTCAAGGACATGTACCATCCTTGTCACCAAGTTTTTCAGTTATATCTCCAACGTATAATACAGCTCCTCCACCCACACTTAATCAAGGGCATGAGCCACCTAAGCCACCAAATGCTCATCGAAGAGAGGCAGCAGTTAGACAGACTCCTGTCTCTGCGTCAAGTGCGCCAG CTGCAGCACCTTCGAGACAGTTACCAGAAAATTCACCAGTCAGCCAATCAAATGCACCTGAAGCTTCTTCACTAAGTACTCATAAAAAAGACGTATCCTTCAGTGGGGCTCCTGTCCCAAATTCAGTTTCTCCAG CTGCATCTCCATCAaggaattcaaaagaaaatcaacCAGCAGCCCCCCCTATTGCACCAGCAACGATGCCATTTG CAGTTCCGGTTGTATCACCAATGGGAGCCATGCCACAAAATTCATCAGCAACCCACCCAGTCATGCCTGGAGAATCCCCTGCTGTATTATCAG GTCCAAATGTCCGCCATCCATCTGCTCCTACCCCAAGCATTGATTATAAGAAAGATGAAATTCCAGTTTCTGCACCGCCAAATGAAACACCCACACCTTTATCTCCCATGAGCCATTTTCCAGCTAAAG GTTCTTTTTCTGGTGTAGCTCCTTCCACACACAATGCTATGAGGCACTCTAATGACTCTCCCATTTCTCCTTCATCATTGCCGAAAACTCCTCTGGATAAACAGCATCACTTTTCTGCGCCTTCACCTTCTATCCCATTTCATAAACAAAACCATGAAAGCAGCAGAATCAGTGACTCTGCTCCTGCATCCTCAAATCCAACATTTCCGCCCTCTTCAAAACAGCAAG GTCCCGTCATGCCTCCATCATTTCTTCCAACAAGCAGGCATAAACAATATGCTTTCTCACCCCTTGGAACTCCAG ATTCTTCACATAAGGCATCACACTACCGCTATCCTAAACCAGTGATCACTCCTTCACCCACTCCTTCACCCACTCACACTGCAGCATCTGGATGGACAAAAA CTCTTTCCCCTAAAGCTTCTCCTTCTGGGTTTTCTTCAAGAACTCCCAAGATGCCCCCCCTGCCACCACTCCACACATTACCACTTCCACCTCCTAATGAAG ATTGTTCAACGACTGTGTGCACAGAGCCATACACAAATACTCCTCCTGGGTCACCATGTCGCTGTGTCTTGCCCATGCAAGTAGGACTGGGCGTTAGTGTTGCACTGTATACATTTTTCCCTTTAGTTTCAGAGCTTGCTCAGGAAATTGCCGCTGGCGTTTTTATGAAACAAAGTCAAGTTCGCATTATAGGGGCCAATGCCCCCAGCCAGCAGCTAGAGAAGACAATCGTCCTTATTGACTTGGTTCCCCTTGGAGAAAGATTTGACAATTCAACTGCCTttttgacttatcaaagattttggaaaaaacaagttgttataaacccttctttttttggtgacTATGAAGTATTATATGTGCGTTATCTAG GTttacctccacctccacctatGGCACCTTTTGGAATTGCAATAATCGATGATGGGCCATATTCTGGCAATGACAACAATGCAAGGATGATAAAGCCCCTAGGGGTTGATGTCCATAAAAGGAAGCGTAAAGATGGGCTTGCTGGTGGCATCATTGCTATTATTGCTGTGTCTGGTTCTGTAGCACTAGTTTTATTCTCTGCTGTTGCTCTGGCATTGCTGTTTAAACATAGAGATCATGCTAGTCAACCGGCATCAGTCCTGCAGCCTTTGCCACCTTCAGTTGTGAAACCATCAG GTATTGCTGGGTCATTGATTAGAAGTGGTCTTAGTTCTGCCTCGTTGTCCTTTGCATCTAGTATTCCAGCGTACACAGGATCTGCTAAGACCTTCAGCAAAAGTGACATAGAGCGGGCCACTAGTAGCTTTGATGCTTCAAGAATACTCGGGGAGGGTGGCTTTGGGCTTGTTTACAGTGGTGTTTTAGAAGACGGGACCAAAGTTGCTGTAAAAGTTCTAAAGAGAAATGATCAGCAAGGTGGTCGAGAATTCTTGGCAGAAGTTGAGATGCTTAGCCGCCTTCATCACAGAAATTTGGTCAAGTTGATTGGAATATGCACAGAGGAATGTTCACGCAGCTTGGTCTACGAGCTCATAGCAAATGGCAGTGTCGAATCTCATCTACATG GGGTTGATAAAGAATCTGCTCTTAATTGGGATGCTCGGATCAAGATAGCACTTGGTGCAGCTCGAGGTCTAGCTTATCTACATGAGGATTCAAGCCCTCGTGTGATACACAGGGACTTCAAGTCAAGCAACATTTTGTTGGAACATGATTTCACACCAAAAGTCTCAGACTTTGGTTTGGCTAGGACTGCCTTGGATGAGGAAAATAGGCACATATCAACGCAGGTCATGGGAACTTTTGG GTATGTCGCTCCAGAGTATGCAATGACTGGCCATCTTCTTGTGAAGAGTGATGTTTACAGTTATGGTGTAGTCCTTCTTGAGCTCCTAACAGGACGAAAACCAGTGGATATGTCCCAGCCACCTGGTCAAGAGAATCTAGTTACATGGGCTCGTCCATTTCTAACAACTAAAGAAGGGCTTGAAGTAATTATAGATCCGACTCTAGCACCTGATGTACCTTTTGATAGTGTGGCCAAAGTAGCAGCTATTGCATCAATGTGTGTTCAACCAGAGGTATCACACCGTCCTTTTATGAGTGAGGTTGTTCAGGCCTTAAAACTAGTATCTAATGAGTGTGATGAGGCAAAGGAACTGGATTCCAGAAGTTCCAGCCAAGATTTATCTATTTACATGGATGCTGAGGTCAGTGCAGTCTCAGGACAGCTGCGGGATTCTTTACGAAGTCAGGCCCTAGTACATAATTATGATTCTGAGCCAGATATAGAAAGGGGACTCGTGgattcatattttttcagtACATCAGACGGGTGTGGGAGGCAGGGCTCTGGATCATTGAGGAGATGCTCATCAGGTCCATTGAAAACAGGAGGGGGCAGAGTGTTGTTGCAGAGGAGATTGAGAGGGGAAAGTGTGAGTGAACGTGGAACCATCTTCAAAATGTGGCCAGGTTCACATTAA
- the LOC133674519 gene encoding receptor-like serine/threonine-protein kinase ALE2 isoform X3 → MGLVMVPPILQLLGKLSAIGFFFAVQGSTADNISLTPAIFSYIPPIEGTPGPQLQPFRSSVPASESLSTGSNLHPPLALPPLTSAPVPQTITGHVPSYSPSPLIVTKPHNRAPPPLISQGHVPSLSPSFSVISPTYNTAPPPTLNQGHEPPKPPNAHRREAAVRQTPVSASSAPAAAPSRQLPENSPVSQSNAPEASSLSTHKKDVSFSGAPVPNSVSPAASPSRNSKENQPAAPPIAPATMPFAVPVVSPMGAMPQNSSATHPVMPGESPAVLSGPNVRHPSAPTPSIDYKKDEIPVSAPPNETPTPLSPMSHFPAKGPVMPPSFLPTSRHKQYAFSPLGTPDSSHKASHYRYPKPVITPSPTPSPTHTAASGWTKMPALSPKASPSGFSSRTPKMPPLPPLHTLPLPPPNEDCSTTVCTEPYTNTPPGSPCRCVLPMQVGLGVSVALYTFFPLVSELAQEIAAGVFMKQSQVRIIGANAPSQQLEKTIVLIDLVPLGERFDNSTAFLTYQRFWKKQVVINPSFFGDYEVLYVRYLGLPPPPPMAPFGIAIIDDGPYSGNDNNARMIKPLGVDVHKRKRKDGLAGGIIAIIAVSGSVALVLFSAVALALLFKHRDHASQPASVLQPLPPSVVKPSGIAGSLIRSGLSSASLSFASSIPAYTGSAKTFSKSDIERATSSFDASRILGEGGFGLVYSGVLEDGTKVAVKVLKRNDQQGGREFLAEVEMLSRLHHRNLVKLIGICTEECSRSLVYELIANGSVESHLHGVDKESALNWDARIKIALGAARGLAYLHEDSSPRVIHRDFKSSNILLEHDFTPKVSDFGLARTALDEENRHISTQVMGTFGYVAPEYAMTGHLLVKSDVYSYGVVLLELLTGRKPVDMSQPPGQENLVTWARPFLTTKEGLEVIIDPTLAPDVPFDSVAKVAAIASMCVQPEVSHRPFMSEVVQALKLVSNECDEAKELDSRSSSQDLSIYMDAEVSAVSGQLRDSLRSQALVHNYDSEPDIERGLVDSYFFSTSDGCGRQGSGSLRRCSSGPLKTGGGRVLLQRRLRGESVSERGTIFKMWPGSH, encoded by the exons ATGGGGCTGGTGATGGTGCCACCCATTCTTCAGCTGCTGGGGAAACTCTCTGCCATTGGCTTTTTTTTCGCAGTTCAAGGATCTACTG CTGACAATATATCCCTAACTCCagcaattttttcttatattcctCCAATAGAAGGAACGCCTGGTCCCCAACTCCAGCCATTTAGAAGCAGTGTCCCAGCCTCAGAGTCTCTGTCAACTG GGTCAAACTTGCACCCTCCACTTGCATTGCCACCACTCACCTCTGCCCCAGTGCCCCAAACAATCACAGGGCATGTACCATCATATTCTCCTAGTCCTCTGATAGTAACAAAACCACATAATAGAGCTCCTCCTCCCTTGATTTCTCAAGGACATGTACCATCCTTGTCACCAAGTTTTTCAGTTATATCTCCAACGTATAATACAGCTCCTCCACCCACACTTAATCAAGGGCATGAGCCACCTAAGCCACCAAATGCTCATCGAAGAGAGGCAGCAGTTAGACAGACTCCTGTCTCTGCGTCAAGTGCGCCAG CTGCAGCACCTTCGAGACAGTTACCAGAAAATTCACCAGTCAGCCAATCAAATGCACCTGAAGCTTCTTCACTAAGTACTCATAAAAAAGACGTATCCTTCAGTGGGGCTCCTGTCCCAAATTCAGTTTCTCCAG CTGCATCTCCATCAaggaattcaaaagaaaatcaacCAGCAGCCCCCCCTATTGCACCAGCAACGATGCCATTTG CAGTTCCGGTTGTATCACCAATGGGAGCCATGCCACAAAATTCATCAGCAACCCACCCAGTCATGCCTGGAGAATCCCCTGCTGTATTATCAG GTCCAAATGTCCGCCATCCATCTGCTCCTACCCCAAGCATTGATTATAAGAAAGATGAAATTCCAGTTTCTGCACCGCCAAATGAAACACCCACACCTTTATCTCCCATGAGCCATTTTCCAGCTAAAG GTCCCGTCATGCCTCCATCATTTCTTCCAACAAGCAGGCATAAACAATATGCTTTCTCACCCCTTGGAACTCCAG ATTCTTCACATAAGGCATCACACTACCGCTATCCTAAACCAGTGATCACTCCTTCACCCACTCCTTCACCCACTCACACTGCAGCATCTGGATGGACAAAAA TGCCAGCTCTTTCCCCTAAAGCTTCTCCTTCTGGGTTTTCTTCAAGAACTCCCAAGATGCCCCCCCTGCCACCACTCCACACATTACCACTTCCACCTCCTAATGAAG ATTGTTCAACGACTGTGTGCACAGAGCCATACACAAATACTCCTCCTGGGTCACCATGTCGCTGTGTCTTGCCCATGCAAGTAGGACTGGGCGTTAGTGTTGCACTGTATACATTTTTCCCTTTAGTTTCAGAGCTTGCTCAGGAAATTGCCGCTGGCGTTTTTATGAAACAAAGTCAAGTTCGCATTATAGGGGCCAATGCCCCCAGCCAGCAGCTAGAGAAGACAATCGTCCTTATTGACTTGGTTCCCCTTGGAGAAAGATTTGACAATTCAACTGCCTttttgacttatcaaagattttggaaaaaacaagttgttataaacccttctttttttggtgacTATGAAGTATTATATGTGCGTTATCTAG GTttacctccacctccacctatGGCACCTTTTGGAATTGCAATAATCGATGATGGGCCATATTCTGGCAATGACAACAATGCAAGGATGATAAAGCCCCTAGGGGTTGATGTCCATAAAAGGAAGCGTAAAGATGGGCTTGCTGGTGGCATCATTGCTATTATTGCTGTGTCTGGTTCTGTAGCACTAGTTTTATTCTCTGCTGTTGCTCTGGCATTGCTGTTTAAACATAGAGATCATGCTAGTCAACCGGCATCAGTCCTGCAGCCTTTGCCACCTTCAGTTGTGAAACCATCAG GTATTGCTGGGTCATTGATTAGAAGTGGTCTTAGTTCTGCCTCGTTGTCCTTTGCATCTAGTATTCCAGCGTACACAGGATCTGCTAAGACCTTCAGCAAAAGTGACATAGAGCGGGCCACTAGTAGCTTTGATGCTTCAAGAATACTCGGGGAGGGTGGCTTTGGGCTTGTTTACAGTGGTGTTTTAGAAGACGGGACCAAAGTTGCTGTAAAAGTTCTAAAGAGAAATGATCAGCAAGGTGGTCGAGAATTCTTGGCAGAAGTTGAGATGCTTAGCCGCCTTCATCACAGAAATTTGGTCAAGTTGATTGGAATATGCACAGAGGAATGTTCACGCAGCTTGGTCTACGAGCTCATAGCAAATGGCAGTGTCGAATCTCATCTACATG GGGTTGATAAAGAATCTGCTCTTAATTGGGATGCTCGGATCAAGATAGCACTTGGTGCAGCTCGAGGTCTAGCTTATCTACATGAGGATTCAAGCCCTCGTGTGATACACAGGGACTTCAAGTCAAGCAACATTTTGTTGGAACATGATTTCACACCAAAAGTCTCAGACTTTGGTTTGGCTAGGACTGCCTTGGATGAGGAAAATAGGCACATATCAACGCAGGTCATGGGAACTTTTGG GTATGTCGCTCCAGAGTATGCAATGACTGGCCATCTTCTTGTGAAGAGTGATGTTTACAGTTATGGTGTAGTCCTTCTTGAGCTCCTAACAGGACGAAAACCAGTGGATATGTCCCAGCCACCTGGTCAAGAGAATCTAGTTACATGGGCTCGTCCATTTCTAACAACTAAAGAAGGGCTTGAAGTAATTATAGATCCGACTCTAGCACCTGATGTACCTTTTGATAGTGTGGCCAAAGTAGCAGCTATTGCATCAATGTGTGTTCAACCAGAGGTATCACACCGTCCTTTTATGAGTGAGGTTGTTCAGGCCTTAAAACTAGTATCTAATGAGTGTGATGAGGCAAAGGAACTGGATTCCAGAAGTTCCAGCCAAGATTTATCTATTTACATGGATGCTGAGGTCAGTGCAGTCTCAGGACAGCTGCGGGATTCTTTACGAAGTCAGGCCCTAGTACATAATTATGATTCTGAGCCAGATATAGAAAGGGGACTCGTGgattcatattttttcagtACATCAGACGGGTGTGGGAGGCAGGGCTCTGGATCATTGAGGAGATGCTCATCAGGTCCATTGAAAACAGGAGGGGGCAGAGTGTTGTTGCAGAGGAGATTGAGAGGGGAAAGTGTGAGTGAACGTGGAACCATCTTCAAAATGTGGCCAGGTTCACATTAA